One segment of Clostridium ljungdahlii DSM 13528 DNA contains the following:
- a CDS encoding D-alanyl-D-alanine carboxypeptidase family protein produces MVRKVKKEKSKTHIFVILLLIASIVTLGCNYIITPRNQHILQKQYHDIISLYSSEDKTTSVPSFSKSFGKLKSHNAILIRLKDQTTLMQKNSEEKIYPASLTKMMTAIVAIENLPNLNEEVKLTNSAFHELHGEDASMAGFQPNEQVTALDLLYGILLPSGAECCIGLAEQIAGSEQNFVKMMNQKAAELGMRNTHFENTTGLQNENHYTTVKDLAILLSYALQNDTFREIFTSSRHSTQPTNKHPGGITFYSTMFKGLNNQNIIGGEILGGKTGYTNEAGLCLASLAKVGKQDYILISAGAKGDHNSEQYNITDALAVYNSIGK; encoded by the coding sequence ATGGTACGAAAAGTAAAAAAGGAAAAATCAAAAACACACATATTTGTAATACTTTTGTTGATAGCGAGCATTGTTACTTTGGGTTGCAACTACATCATTACTCCAAGAAACCAACATATATTACAAAAACAATATCATGATATAATCTCGTTATATTCTTCTGAAGATAAAACAACATCGGTTCCCTCTTTTTCTAAATCTTTTGGTAAGCTTAAAAGCCATAATGCCATTCTGATCCGTTTAAAAGATCAAACCACTTTAATGCAAAAAAATAGCGAAGAAAAAATCTATCCTGCTTCTTTGACTAAAATGATGACAGCCATTGTTGCCATAGAAAATTTGCCTAATCTCAATGAAGAAGTCAAACTGACTAATTCTGCGTTTCATGAGCTGCACGGAGAAGATGCATCAATGGCAGGTTTTCAACCGAATGAACAGGTAACGGCATTGGATCTATTATATGGGATACTGCTGCCAAGCGGTGCGGAATGCTGTATTGGCCTTGCTGAGCAAATTGCGGGGTCAGAACAGAATTTTGTAAAAATGATGAATCAAAAGGCAGCTGAGCTAGGTATGAGAAACACCCATTTTGAAAATACCACTGGACTTCAGAATGAAAACCATTATACAACAGTTAAAGATCTAGCCATCCTTTTAAGCTATGCTTTGCAAAATGATACTTTCAGGGAAATTTTTACTTCGTCCCGTCATTCAACACAACCTACAAATAAACACCCTGGCGGTATAACCTTTTACAGTACAATGTTTAAAGGACTAAACAATCAAAACATTATTGGCGGGGAAATTTTAGGAGGAAAAACTGGATATACCAATGAGGCTGGTCTATGTCTTGCGAGTCTTGCCAAAGTTGGTAAACAAGATTACATTCTAATTTCAGCTGGTGCCAAAGGTGATCACAATTCGGAACAGTATAATATTACCGATGCATTAGCTGTATACAACAGTATAGGAAAATAA
- the vanR gene encoding VanR-ABDEGLN family response regulator transcription factor, with product MSINILVVDDEQSIADLIEVYLKNEGFTIYKFYNGQDALRCVESEQLELAILDVMLPDIDGFTICQKIREKHNFPVIMLTAKEEEIDKITGLTLGADDYITKPFRPLELVARVKAQLRRFTKYNSGEPNQEEQLIAFSGLVLDMNTHECTLNEKKLSLTPTEFSILWVLCSNRGRVISSEELFHEVWGDKYFTNSNNTVMVHIRHLREKLHDSAEHPKYIKTVWGIGYKIEN from the coding sequence ATGAGTATCAATATTTTGGTTGTAGACGATGAGCAGTCCATAGCTGACCTAATTGAAGTTTATTTAAAAAATGAGGGTTTTACAATATACAAATTTTATAACGGTCAAGACGCGCTTCGGTGTGTTGAGTCGGAACAGTTAGAGCTTGCGATACTTGATGTCATGCTGCCAGATATTGATGGCTTTACTATCTGCCAGAAAATTAGGGAAAAACATAATTTTCCGGTTATCATGCTGACAGCTAAAGAAGAAGAAATTGATAAGATTACCGGACTAACATTAGGTGCGGACGACTATATCACTAAACCATTTCGCCCTTTGGAACTTGTTGCCCGTGTAAAGGCACAGCTCCGGAGATTTACCAAATATAATTCTGGAGAACCGAACCAAGAAGAACAGTTGATTGCCTTTTCCGGCTTGGTATTGGACATGAATACCCATGAATGTACTTTGAATGAGAAAAAGCTATCTCTCACTCCTACAGAGTTTTCAATTCTTTGGGTTCTTTGTTCCAATCGCGGACGAGTTATAAGCTCAGAAGAATTGTTCCATGAGGTATGGGGAGACAAGTATTTCACCAATAGCAATAATACGGTAATGGTTCATATTCGGCATTTAAGGGAAAAATTGCACGACAGTGCGGAACATCCTAAATATATAAAAACGGTATGGGGGATTGGCTATAAAATTGAAAATTAA
- a CDS encoding VanZ family protein, whose product MNKRERIKTIFLYGVFICYILLLIKILFLSRVSHLEHRSINLIPFYSIMEYISSRSANIKAFAFGNVVGNIVIFIPLGTYLLLFKNNKRVLTNLLFIFTVSLFVEVIQGLLSIGASDIDDIILNCLGGLIGILGYKFLLFILRDQKKVYTAVTIISAIGLPRILYYLFVVRMKF is encoded by the coding sequence ATGAATAAACGAGAAAGAATTAAAACAATCTTTTTATATGGTGTTTTCATTTGTTACATACTTTTGTTAATTAAAATATTGTTCTTATCAAGAGTTTCGCATTTGGAGCATAGGTCAATCAATCTCATTCCTTTTTATAGTATAATGGAATATATATCTAGCAGATCTGCAAATATAAAAGCATTTGCTTTTGGTAATGTGGTTGGCAATATAGTTATTTTTATTCCTCTTGGTACATATTTGTTATTATTCAAAAATAATAAAAGAGTACTAACCAATTTGCTGTTTATATTTACAGTAAGTTTATTTGTGGAAGTCATTCAGGGGCTTTTAAGTATTGGAGCATCAGACATTGATGATATAATTCTAAATTGTTTGGGTGGATTGATTGGTATTTTAGGTTATAAGTTTTTATTGTTTATATTACGAGATCAGAAAAAAGTATATACTGCAGTGACAATAATATCTGCTATCGGGTTACCTCGTATATTATATTATTTATTTGTGGTGAGAATGAAATTCTAA
- a CDS encoding TetR/AcrR family transcriptional regulator, which translates to MDTREMMAESRIERKKRETRQKIVKIAMDLFHSQGFDNTTMEQIAEKTDIARKTLYNYFPVKEAIVDEYVRGVSQELAKENFKTIQDLADTKSRLLAALNHSYDWVEKNPEITAICINYRLGSMGKEPGFQSAETGTQSILKKVIKLGQEEGEIKPDVSIELLVRHIDLLRSTMTFEWLNDPSKFELHEEISKLVDLFLYGAASKVDSSKKSDISKGGCLR; encoded by the coding sequence ATGGATACCAGAGAAATGATGGCTGAAAGCAGAATAGAGAGAAAGAAAAGGGAGACCAGGCAGAAAATTGTCAAGATTGCTATGGATTTATTCCACAGTCAGGGGTTTGACAATACAACAATGGAGCAGATAGCAGAAAAAACAGATATTGCTAGAAAAACTTTATATAACTACTTTCCAGTAAAAGAGGCTATAGTTGATGAATATGTAAGAGGGGTTTCACAGGAGTTAGCTAAAGAAAATTTTAAAACTATACAAGATCTTGCAGATACCAAATCTCGTCTGCTGGCTGCTCTTAATCATTCTTATGATTGGGTTGAAAAAAATCCTGAAATTACAGCAATATGCATTAATTACCGTCTAGGAAGCATGGGTAAGGAACCAGGATTTCAAAGTGCTGAAACAGGAACTCAGAGTATATTGAAAAAAGTTATAAAATTGGGACAAGAGGAAGGTGAAATAAAGCCTGATGTCTCAATTGAACTATTGGTAAGACATATAGATCTTCTTAGAAGTACAATGACTTTTGAATGGCTTAATGATCCCTCAAAGTTTGAACTCCATGAAGAAATATCCAAATTGGTAGATTTATTTCTATATGGTGCGGCCAGCAAGGTAGATAGTTCTAAAAAATCTGATATAAGTAAGGGAGGCTGCTTAAGATGA
- a CDS encoding (deoxy)nucleoside triphosphate pyrophosphohydrolase, producing the protein MKKTLKVVGAVIENENNEILCALRSPKMSLPNKWEFPGGKVEKGENFKQAIEREIKEELKCTVEYLDVFNDNTHEYDAFIVNLITIKCKLVSGTPTANEHSKLIWLKRDNLSSLKWAPADIPTAKKLISERV; encoded by the coding sequence ATGAAGAAAACATTAAAAGTAGTTGGGGCTGTTATAGAAAATGAAAATAATGAAATACTATGTGCCCTTCGTTCTCCAAAAATGTCCCTGCCAAACAAATGGGAATTTCCAGGTGGGAAAGTTGAGAAAGGTGAAAATTTCAAACAAGCTATAGAAAGAGAAATAAAAGAGGAGTTAAAATGCACTGTAGAATACTTGGATGTATTTAATGACAATACTCATGAATATGATGCTTTTATAGTAAATCTGATTACTATAAAGTGCAAATTAGTATCAGGTACCCCTACAGCCAATGAACATTCTAAACTGATATGGTTAAAAAGAGACAACCTCTCTTCTTTAAAATGGGCTCCAGCAGATATTCCTACAGCTAAAAAGTTAATATCAGAAAGGGTATAG
- a CDS encoding PEP/pyruvate-binding domain-containing protein, translated as MKYLLNWKEAFESGVSMVGGKGWNLGRLDQYGFNIPQGGVLTAKAYNEYIKYNELQKIIDEVVSATTLDNLDEVHVKDKLNQLNKKIISGSIPPAIIQELSTYINSCGKLKKFWAVRSSAVAEDSEKASFAGIHDSFLNVCSLEDILSAVKGCYASLWSPRAVSYRKKMNISDDDVKAAVVIMEMVEAKAAGVGFTCDLLSGRQDVIVINANFGLGESVVSGTVEPDTYYLEAEAVNASPHLISRKIGHKQGMVVRSENGGTQFIKSEEMSLQQVLQDKEIEKLGRLLLRVFDALGNGDQHQDVEWVYDGHDFVLVQARPITTIPRKTFPALKNQPDIWSNGNYRDAVPMVQSPLNRRLMKNIIDTMHQGFFTGVDYDFPEGLQFSRFFNGRLYCNISVQQWGNYDAMGALPQGFGVFWGGHQKDMKIDDPDPYGGVIGLKRKERVAKNMDLVKQGKENSARIWSKITASVKSITSEKLSKWTDQDFINKYNELGSIVKGMAKEFMFLSAAGSMPVMYLLNILTEYFSDKALVVINALMVGGTADITSADQGYRLVEMAELARKDSYAVKYFNDANFDPMKWEVKLPESSLFKKAFHEFIQEYGHRAVYELDIINPRWREDPSYLLGIIRSTINTADIGRLKKEQKEKLEQVWGEIKEKVPTIKHSEIRKLVKECQDGAAVREKNKSVLALIMDAYRIIARELGHRFYERSIIKEPDDVFFCTWPELFSVLSGEWDGRGLQFLIAARKEWKKKMELLAPPDVIYGETPKFTEPVIESSNNYLTGIPVAAGKAAGLVRRIINPNDGGRLQPGEVMVAPSTDPGWTPLFLKAGAVVMETGGFLSHGAIVAREYGIPAVVNVPGVMGMLKDGQKIVVDGDKGKIFLVDEGIE; from the coding sequence ATGAAGTATCTTTTGAATTGGAAGGAAGCTTTTGAGTCAGGTGTATCAATGGTTGGAGGTAAAGGTTGGAATTTAGGAAGGTTAGATCAATATGGTTTCAATATTCCTCAAGGAGGAGTATTGACTGCCAAGGCTTATAATGAGTACATCAAGTACAATGAATTACAAAAAATAATTGATGAAGTTGTTTCAGCCACTACTCTGGACAATTTAGATGAAGTTCATGTTAAAGATAAATTGAATCAGTTAAACAAAAAAATAATAAGTGGCTCAATACCACCAGCTATTATTCAGGAGTTATCTACATATATTAACAGCTGTGGGAAACTAAAAAAATTCTGGGCTGTGAGATCCTCTGCGGTTGCGGAAGATTCTGAAAAGGCATCTTTTGCTGGCATACATGATTCATTTTTGAATGTTTGCAGTTTAGAGGACATACTGTCAGCAGTGAAAGGATGTTATGCTTCCCTGTGGTCTCCTAGAGCTGTGTCATATCGCAAAAAGATGAATATAAGTGATGATGATGTAAAAGCAGCAGTAGTGATCATGGAGATGGTGGAAGCTAAAGCTGCTGGAGTAGGTTTTACTTGTGATCTTTTATCAGGACGCCAGGATGTTATAGTGATTAACGCTAATTTTGGGTTGGGTGAGTCAGTGGTATCTGGTACAGTAGAGCCAGATACATATTATTTAGAAGCTGAAGCTGTAAATGCAAGTCCACATTTAATATCGAGAAAAATTGGACACAAGCAAGGGATGGTTGTCAGAAGTGAAAATGGTGGAACTCAATTTATTAAGTCAGAGGAAATGTCTTTACAGCAGGTACTGCAGGATAAGGAAATTGAAAAGCTTGGCAGGCTTTTGCTGAGAGTATTTGACGCCTTAGGTAATGGCGATCAGCATCAGGATGTGGAGTGGGTTTATGATGGACATGATTTTGTTTTGGTTCAAGCACGGCCAATAACCACTATTCCACGAAAAACATTTCCTGCTTTGAAGAACCAACCGGATATTTGGTCTAATGGCAATTATAGAGATGCTGTACCCATGGTTCAGTCACCTTTAAATCGGCGCTTAATGAAAAATATCATTGATACTATGCATCAGGGATTTTTTACTGGGGTAGATTATGATTTTCCTGAAGGATTGCAATTTTCTAGGTTTTTCAATGGAAGGCTTTATTGCAATATATCAGTTCAGCAGTGGGGGAATTATGATGCAATGGGGGCCTTGCCTCAAGGTTTTGGCGTCTTTTGGGGTGGTCACCAGAAGGATATGAAAATAGATGACCCTGATCCCTATGGTGGAGTAATTGGATTAAAGAGGAAAGAACGTGTAGCTAAGAACATGGATTTGGTTAAACAAGGCAAGGAAAACTCTGCCCGAATTTGGAGCAAGATCACGGCTTCAGTAAAGTCAATAACCAGTGAAAAACTTAGTAAGTGGACAGATCAAGATTTTATTAACAAGTATAATGAATTAGGCAGCATCGTCAAAGGTATGGCTAAAGAGTTCATGTTTTTAAGTGCAGCAGGCAGCATGCCAGTTATGTATTTATTAAACATCCTCACTGAGTATTTTTCAGATAAAGCTCTAGTGGTGATAAATGCATTAATGGTTGGAGGAACAGCAGATATAACCAGTGCTGATCAAGGCTATAGGTTGGTTGAAATGGCTGAACTGGCTCGTAAGGATTCTTATGCTGTTAAATATTTTAATGATGCTAACTTTGATCCTATGAAATGGGAAGTAAAGCTGCCTGAAAGCTCTCTCTTTAAGAAAGCCTTTCATGAGTTTATACAAGAATATGGTCATCGGGCAGTTTATGAGCTGGATATTATAAATCCTAGGTGGAGAGAAGATCCATCTTATTTGCTTGGAATTATACGTAGTACTATAAATACTGCTGACATTGGGAGGCTTAAGAAGGAACAAAAAGAAAAATTGGAACAAGTCTGGGGTGAAATCAAAGAAAAAGTGCCTACTATTAAGCATTCTGAAATAAGAAAGCTTGTTAAAGAATGCCAGGATGGAGCGGCAGTTAGGGAGAAGAATAAATCTGTGCTGGCATTGATTATGGATGCATACCGAATAATTGCCAGAGAATTAGGACATCGCTTTTATGAAAGGAGTATAATTAAAGAACCAGATGATGTGTTTTTTTGTACATGGCCAGAACTTTTTTCAGTATTGAGCGGTGAATGGGATGGCAGAGGGCTCCAGTTTCTCATTGCTGCGAGGAAAGAATGGAAGAAAAAAATGGAATTGCTTGCTCCACCAGATGTAATTTACGGAGAAACTCCAAAGTTTACAGAACCAGTTATAGAGAGTTCTAACAATTACCTCACTGGAATACCAGTTGCTGCTGGAAAAGCTGCTGGATTAGTTAGGAGGATAATCAATCCAAATGATGGAGGACGACTTCAGCCAGGAGAGGTCATGGTAGCACCATCCACTGACCCAGGGTGGACACCATTGTTTTTAAAAGCAGGAGCTGTTGTTATGGAAACAGGAGGTTTTTTATCCCATGGAGCCATTGTAGCCAGAGAATATGGAATTCCAGCAGTGGTGAATGTACCAGGAGTAATGGGTATGCTTAAAGACGGACAGAAAATAGTAGTGGATGGAGACAAGGGTAAAATATTTCTTGTGGATGAAGGTATTGAGTAG
- the vanS gene encoding vancomycin resistance histidine kinase VanS: protein MAIKLKIKRDKIRNDYTKLKSKVFFQMFLITVAAAVAVYLLRHILRGHIGDRIVGYLVKAFQFKNSDAQEIYQLVIRNNIEMILFVVILIFLLVILFRFSVFWFTKYFDEISAGMDKLTEESNAKITLSPELDFMENKINQIKNNLEKQKKAALNAEQRKNDLVVYLAHDIKTPLTSVIGYLSLLDEAPDMPLKQKAKYVGVTLEKAYRLEQLINEFFEITRFNLQTIVLNKEKINLLFMLQQMADEFYPMLTPQEKQVSVNVPDDLTLCGDADKLARVFNNILKNAIAYSYENSIINISAKQQDKNTIITFTNQGNPIPKEKLETIFEKFYRLDSARSTNTGGAGLGLAIAQEIVTAHNGTISVESNSENTTFTVKLPS from the coding sequence TTGGCTATAAAATTGAAAATTAAAAGAGATAAAATAAGGAATGATTATACAAAATTAAAAAGCAAAGTATTTTTTCAAATGTTTTTGATTACAGTTGCCGCTGCTGTGGCTGTTTATCTATTGCGCCATATACTGCGTGGACATATTGGAGATCGTATCGTTGGATATTTAGTCAAAGCCTTTCAGTTTAAAAATTCGGACGCACAAGAAATCTATCAGTTGGTGATTCGCAATAATATAGAAATGATCCTTTTTGTTGTAATCCTAATATTTTTATTAGTTATCCTCTTTAGATTTTCTGTTTTTTGGTTCACAAAATATTTTGATGAAATCAGCGCTGGAATGGATAAACTTACTGAGGAATCTAATGCGAAAATTACATTATCACCGGAATTGGATTTTATGGAAAATAAGATAAATCAGATAAAAAACAACTTGGAAAAACAAAAGAAAGCTGCACTTAATGCTGAGCAGCGAAAAAATGATTTGGTAGTTTACTTAGCTCATGATATAAAGACACCTTTGACTTCCGTTATAGGGTACTTAAGTCTTCTAGATGAAGCTCCTGATATGCCTCTTAAACAGAAGGCAAAATATGTGGGTGTCACTTTGGAAAAAGCTTATCGATTAGAACAGCTTATAAATGAGTTTTTTGAGATCACAAGATTTAATCTTCAAACTATTGTTCTAAACAAAGAAAAAATCAATTTACTTTTCATGCTCCAGCAGATGGCAGATGAATTTTATCCAATGCTGACTCCACAGGAAAAGCAGGTGTCCGTCAATGTGCCTGACGATCTCACTCTGTGTGGAGATGCAGACAAACTGGCTCGTGTGTTCAACAACATTCTAAAAAATGCGATAGCCTATAGCTATGAAAACAGCATCATTAATATTTCTGCTAAACAGCAAGACAAAAATACTATAATAACTTTTACTAACCAGGGGAATCCTATTCCGAAGGAAAAACTTGAAACTATTTTTGAAAAGTTTTATAGATTAGATTCTGCACGTTCCACAAACACTGGTGGAGCAGGGCTAGGTTTGGCAATAGCACAAGAAATTGTTACAGCTCATAATGGAACAATCTCTGTGGAAAGCAACTCAGAAAATACTACATTTACAGTAAAGCTTCCGTCTTAA